The DNA region aaatatattcaagCATAtcacaaatttttattatcctcAAAATtgaatagaaaaaaataagaagcatCTAtgacataaaatataacacataaatttaaaaaaaatggtttcTTCCATATCTATTACGTCGTTTATTTTATCGGCTGCTTACCTTTTGAGCGATATTTCTCCAGTAATACAGAGATAgcgcacatatgcatataaactttcccttttaatatttcttaacaatataaatatatgtggtaaaaaaaaaatttataaattttcttaaattttacttgttttctctccttctcAGTCTCTTcaatatgaacaaattgaACCCACTCCTGATTTAACCAATCCAGTTCAATCGGAACAAGAATGTGCGGCGAATGACGTTATATTgagagaagaacaaaatgataaCTGGATGGTGAAACTGGAAGGTGAATGGAAGGATTTTACTGCTTCtttggaaaatgaaaaaatcagATGGATccaagaaaaagaaaaagaatggGACGAATGGCTAGAAATAATGCAAGAAAAGTGGACACATTATGACAGAAACTTGAATCCAacatacaaaaattatattttgaaaaaatccTCGGAATGGGATAATTTTGATTGGGAATATTGGGCCAACACCGAATGGCATGAGTTAATGGAAAAGgattggaaaaattggatTTATGGGAACAAGCTGagtttaaacaaaataatagaCAATAAATGGATCAATTGGAGTAACGAGAAAATGGCGGAGTGGCTAATTCAAGAGTTGAATGATGAGGAAGGTTCTGATACGCAGACAACAAATATTGGAAAATCTTCCAGCTcagaagaaaatgatgagtATTTGTCCAGCTTGAACGATAAaatttttagtaaaaatgaagaatggGAACATTGGACTGACAGAAAAGAGAaactaattaaaaaaataaagaattcTAATTGGtcagaatggaaaaataataaatacgcCTCGTTTAACCAATGGAGAGAGtcctttattaaaaaatggttaaGGGAAAGGCAGTGGGAAATAATGGTTAACAATCAGATAAATTAGCTTCCAAAATGGGGTTATCGCTATAAAAACAAGGGGCGTAATAGAACGAACAGCAATTTTCTTCTACTCCACCATGTACTCATTTAAATGGTTAACACTTATGCAAATAGAAGATTAAAAAAGCGAATCTTATATTTAACTGCCAACAAacgaaaatgttttaaaaatcctCTTCCTCCATGATGACAAAATTgggtatttttaaaatggcatAAAATGACACATGCGcctgtacatatgcacatccACAAAAGACACACTTTTCGAAAAATCGTCTTTTTTCCAATCGAACTGGGTTATTATCTGCCACTATAAATTTAGCTTCAATCAAATTTATCCCAAAATAGAAATCTACACATAACAAACATTCGAATGTTGTCATTGCGTACAACCATCATTACATATTTGCGAAAGAGTTAGATCAAAAAGGATaataaaagaggaaaggaaaataatcatttataCATTCAGAGGCCTTCTACGCATTTATTCTTCATAAAGGATTAGCAATATGTGCCCTATTGTGTAGCATCTAATATGCTACATTAAATTCATGTGGCTGATTTTTtgtcttctttattttaaaaaggactTATTTTATTCACGATTCGCCGTTTCCCCTGTTTCTACTTTTTAACACATATGTTATTTACAAGACACAAAATTTTGTTGAAATAGTTTCAACAATATTCGTTTGTATATATTGAAAACGAAATCATACATTTGtataaggttaaaaaaaaaaatgaattgccTTATTTactaatttgaaaaaaggaaaatatttttaccaaTCCTGGATCATAGGAGAGTGCCCCAAGTAGAGAAGGTATAAATAGTGGATGAAGAATGCCACTACATAGTACAAACAGTAACAAAAATTGCGTTATATTTGGTTAATTTCAATATTATACGAGTAAATTTtgggaaatattttcttttcttattATGCATTAGTTATCATAAAAGAGTATTAATAAGTCTGTAAATATTACTATGAAGAAACTTCTTTACCATACAGTTTGTTTCATTTTCGATGACAAACAACTGCACATAACTGTGCTGATATGAATTATAATGGAAAGTTTTTAATGCtctaattattattttatacataaaaatgataacaaTGTGAGCCAATGTACGAATATTGGCATCCCATGGCAGTAACGCAGTTTCAGTGCATTATAGTTTAAGCGAAACATGATGTGCTTTATTGTagctaaataaaaacaccaaaggtgtatatttatgcattttccTCTatctaataaaaaataaatgcattagaaggaaatatttatataataaaaaaaaagaaagtaaaaagaaaaaggtttTCCATAAAATTACTACATGCAAATTGAACATTTTGAATAGGGCCTACTTTGAAACAGCCATATCAACAGAGATAGACTgaaatgcacatttttaaaaaagataaataaataattaagaTAGATGAAGCGTCACATTTGGTAAATTTCTGTTGACTGTTACAGAATTTATTCAtgcctttt from Plasmodium vivax chromosome 4, whole genome shotgun sequence includes:
- a CDS encoding tryptophan-rich antigen (Pv-fam-a) (encoded by transcript PVX_002500A) gives rise to the protein MVSSISITSFILSAAYLLSDISPSLQYEQIEPTPDLTNPVQSEQECAANDVILREEQNDNWMVKLEGEWKDFTASLENEKIRWIQEKEKEWDEWLEIMQEKWTHYDRNLNPTYKNYILKKSSEWDNFDWEYWANTEWHELMEKDWKNWIYGNKLSLNKIIDNKWINWSNEKMAEWLIQELNDEEGSDTQTTNIGKSSSSEENDEYLSSLNDKIFSKNEEWEHWTDRKEKLIKKIKNSNWSEWKNNKYASFNQWRESFIKKWLRERQWEIMVNNQIN